TGGATAGCATTGACAAGGCCAGTGTAGTCCCAATTCTTGATGACATTATAAGGCCCATCATGGATTTCCACTTCGATTGTGTAACCCCCGTTGTTGATTAGGAATATAATTGTATTTTGTCCACATCGAATCATTGTTGAAATATCTTGAGCTGTTACCtgattaaaaaaaagttaacgatgaattaaatatcatttatttatttaactttgtACAAAATTATTTCCCATCTACGAAAATTAAAACAAATTGTTTAATGTTTAATAATCTGACCTGGAAACTACCATCGCCAATGCAAGCAATAACACGCTTGTGTTTGGCTGCTTGAGCATAACCCAGAGTCGCACCTACAGACCAACCAATTGATCCATATTGCATCTGGAATTCATaactttataaaaatgaaaagtatgtcagtaaaaaaaaaattatattttataattatattgTAAAATTTGTTCATAATTTGCGAAATTTCTTACCCACAATTTTCAGGAAGACGAAGTTTTTGACAATTGAACCACGAGTCACCTGTCTCAGCAATTACAGCAGTTTCACCACTCAACATTTCCTGTCGATGAAATAAATGTTAACGACAAAGAAAAAACAAATAAACTTGTAActtgataaaaataaataaataaataaataatcatactTGAATATGTTTGAAGAGGATATTAACCCTAAGAGGTTCATCTTTCTCGTACTTCAAAGGCACGCCATTGGGCACAAAGATTCTCTGATAGTTCTCCAATGCTGTGTTGTTCTTTTTTACCTTTTTAGCTAAAGCGCTCAAGAAATCTGCCATGAACACCCACCCTAAAGAAGGACCATGTCCAATTGTCACACGATTAGGTTGAACGATGATGGATTTTTCTTTCTTTATCAACAATGAGTACCCAACAGAGCTATAATCATTGAAAATGGGTCCCACAAAAATGTACGCATCAGCTGATTCGACTATTTCGCCTACAAAATTGGTGCTGACTGCGCCCCAATAAGTGCCAATGAAGTTCGGGTGGTGTTCGGGTACAAGTCCTTTGGCTGATGGCATTATGGATATTGGATACCCTGAAGCTTCTGCGAATTCCATAAACGCTTTTTGAGCCTTTGAAACTCTCAATTTGGATCCGGCTATGATGACTGGTTTCACAGCTTTGTTTAAGAATTTTGCTGTTTCTTCTACTGCTGCTTGTAGCCCTAATGGATTGCTGGATCTGTAGAACATGTGGTGTGTAAATTATAGAAGTAATAGCAGTGAAATTTGTTCACTATAAATGTGTTGATGGATCATAAGACTTACATTGGTGGAAGAAAGTAAGGAACGGGTTCTCTGGCAAATGTAGGATGAGGAATTCCAGGCAGATTACAACTTATACTGATGTACACTGGTTTGCTTTCTTTCAACGCAGTTGAAATTGCAGTGTCAATTTGTTCATGTGCATCTTCCAAGTTATTCACCACTGCCTGTTGTTTCATTCATCATAAATCCATCAATATCATATAACAAGATCATATAAAAATCATTGTTACTCAATTTCAAAATCGATAAAATACAAAAGCTTTGGAAATTAAAATCAGCGTACCTGAGCACAAGTGACAGTTTGAAAACACTGCATTTCCTGTGTAAAATCCGGCAACCCAATTGTATGATGAAGAATCCGATTCGTCCCATAATCATTCGAATTGGGTCCACCGACTATACAAATCACGGGCAGATTCTCACTGTAAGCACCGGCGATCGCGTTGAGCACACTCAGCCCACCGACGGTGAACGTCACCACGCAGGCGCCGACTCCCTTAGCTCGTGCGTATCCATCGGCTGCATAGCCGGCGTTTAGCTCGTTGCAGCAGCCAACGAGGTTGAGACCCGGCTCGGCGATCAAGTGgtcaagtaaagtcaagttgaaGTCGCCGGGAACAGAGAACACGTCCTTCACACCAATCTGAACTAAACGGCGAGCCAGGTGCGCGCCAAGGGTTTCGCTTGGTAACGGCTTGCTGGTTATCGGCTCTGTCTTGGCGCCAACTTCATAATCAGCTTCCATGGGATTAAGTTGATGCTGATAGCAATTAGCAAAATCTTAGAGATAATAAATGAGAAATTGTTTCTAAATTGGGATTAGTTTAACGTTTGGGATTTGCGGATGTGTACTTATACGCATAATTTTAGTGGAATCATATTTATAAacaaggtggtggttttcaaatTTGGACTCTATGGGCTGTGAATATAATAGTTTTACTTTTCATGTGTCGACTATGAAGTCAAAAACAAAGCAATACTTTATACTATATATCAAATACCAACGTCGATGGAAATTGGCTggtataaaataatatatatattttttctttttagtttttttaaaatgtaattttttccTTTTTACttcaattttataaaatatcaaaTTAAACCTTTCTATTTTATAaacttttcattaaatatattatatatattaatcaccgagttagataataaatcattaaatatattatacatattaatcatatATGTGCGTGTGTTtgataataaatcattaaatatattatacatattaatcaccgagttggcCGAATTTTATAACACTGTTCGCTTTTGTAAGAGACCGATCTAGGAGTACTCGGATTCTATAACTCGCCTCAGTAAGGGCAGTAAGAGGCCGAGTAAGGAGTACTCgaccgagttttacaacactggtcATATCTCATTGACTTAATACgagtcttaatctattaagtcacaaAGTTTGCCCAAAAAGCATAAAatttccattttacccttttgaccAAAAATGCATCTTCTCATACATTCTTTCTCTTGAACTTACTTATCTAACATCTCCTAAGTGATACTTATCTTTGCCATTTTCATGAAGTCACAACTTCATATTCTCATATTTTTCTCATAATTGACCATTTTGTGATTTTGGTCaatatttgactaaaagtcaattATCTAAATTTCAAGTTCTTATACGACTCTTCTAGTTGAACATGTTTTTTTGTAAACGAGCTGGTTTTTACGATTTTTACTGGTCCGACTTGATCCGACTCAACACGTAACAATTATTGTTGACTTTCCGTTATTATCAACTTCACTTAATTAGGAAACCATGTTATCTTGTATTCTAGATTCGTTATTGTCTATGGCtgcattttcaaaacatttaatagTGGGACGAATTTACTTGTGCAACTATCTTATATTTCTATGTGTTCTTTTGTATACATCTACTATTTATTTTGAACTTTTTATAAACATGTTTCTATTTGAAACTTTTGTATAAGTTGTGTTATCATATTTTCCTTGAACAATTAAATGTCTTTAATATTGACTTGTCATATGctgcaaaaaaataaaaacataaataaagatTAGTGTTTTTTACTCTTTCACTCTTTGATGTTAGAGCTAATCTAAAAGCGATAGAAATTGTATCATTTTATGCAAATGTTGGAGCTAACCTAACAAACATTTTTTGCAACAAAAAATTGTGTTTGACACATCACAgttagctgataagctagcttatttttcgaacTTTTTTAAGTTGCCATGTTTAAGGAAAAAATAGCTTAAaagctaatttttttttaaaaaaaaagctaGTTAAAGTAGATTTTCATGAGCtttttaaaatttttccaaatatacccttaattaattataaaaatcataattttttaaATGTCCTTATATTTTAACTAGCTTATCAGCTAAtcgttagcttttcagctagtgtAATGAtaggtacacacacacacacacacacacacacacacacatatatatatatatatatatatatatatatatatatatatatatatatagagagagagagagagagtgtgtgtttgAACTGTTTCAACTCTACAACCAAACCATCATAAATAACTACAGTAACTGCCATTATGTCCGAATAACTAATAAATATAATTACAGAAATAACTATTGTGTCCAAATAACTAATGcatataattaccaaaataacccTAAGTCTAGCCTACATTTCAACATTTGAGAGCTTAACAAAAAGCAAAGACCAAAACCATCATCAACATGAAACTAAGAAAATTCATAACATACAGTAACACCAAGGCCCAATGGAAATATCGACCAAGAAACATTTAAGCAACTAAAATCATCATAAGTTATTATCAGGGGTAGTATAGTAAATTAGCAAGCTAATTAGTTAACAGTTTGTTAGAGGTTTAGTTAACAGTTTGTTAGTGCTTATATATAGAGTTTTTAGTTCATTTGCAGTTACAGTTAGATGAATACAATTTCTCTTTAATCACTCGTTTGATTTCTCTCGTAATATGGTATTAGAGCGAATTGAGCTTCCGATCAATTTTTTGATCAGTAATCCGTGATTCATTTTCACTGATTTACCTTTTCTGATTGCATTTCTTTCGATTCAGCATCTCTGATTGTATTCCTTTCAATTCATCatcttttcatttgtttttcgtttttcattcaACATGGCGAATACGAATAACAATCAAACATCAAATTCAAGTTCTTCTAGAATCAATATTTCTCCGATTGATGACAGAATGCATCCTTATTACCCACATCATTCTTGATAGTCCCGGCTTTGTCAATTGTTACTGGTGACAAGTATAGCTTGTGGAGTCCATCAATGCAGATCGCTCTATCTGTGAAGAACAAAACGGGATTTATCGATGGTACACTTTCTAAACGTAATTTTTCTGATCAATCCAATTATAATGCTTGGATGTGCAACAATAAACTCATTATTTCCTTGATCCTAAGTTCTTTATCAAAAGAAATTTATGCAAGCCCCCAAAATACTGTCAAGAACACAAATAGAGACAGACCTTACTGCACACATTACAAATTTCAACGTCACACTATTGACAAATGTTAGAAGCTCCATGGATACCCTCGTCGTTACAAACCAAAGAACATATCCAGTCATGTTATTGATGTGAATACAAATGAGGATCTAAATGTTCAGATGTCCAccatcaacaatgatttggaaaatATGTTTGAAGGTTTTCTCAAGAACAACGCCAACAAGTTACGTCTTCCTTTTTAAATCACATGATTTCTGTTACTCCTAATGACAAACCTACAACAGGTAAATGTTATTCTCTTTCTATTAATTTTTGACAAAAATCATTATCGATTCTGGGGCAACTCAACATGTATGTCATGAAATTGCTATGGTCATGAATTAACGAAGAGTACACCATGATATTGtcaaatttccaaacaaaatcACTTTTCCTGTGAATTTCATTGGGGACATAAAAATTGATCATTTATTTGTTCTTAAAGATGTTTTATGTGTACCATATTTTGACCAGAGTTTGATCGCTACTAAAGATCAAAGACTTATGATTCAGTTTATATGTCATCATGGCATCATTCAGGATatggagcaaatgaagatgatTGGTGAAGCTGATGTATTACAAGAGTTATATGTGTTGAATTACAGCAAGATCGTCATAAATGCAAGGATTTATATTGTTTCATTAGATGTTTTGCATATCAGATTAGGACATCCATCTAATAAATGTTTTACTTTTCCAATAAGGGAACATTTGTATGTTAATTCCATTAAACCAGATATGGTTTTTCATTGTTATATATGTCCACTAGCAAAGCAAAGACAATTGCCTTttatttcaatgaaaaatatggaaGACGCTTTTTTTCTCTCTTATACATTGTGATATTTGGGGACCCTATTCCACTCCATCAATCCAAGGGTACATTTTTTTGCTATAATTGTTAATGACCATTAGCAAACGGCATAATCCATTGAACCTATTGTGTTCCAAGACCTCAAAAAAATTCAGTTGTTGAGAGGAAACATCAGCATCTTCTCAATGTTGCTAGCGCTCTTCCCAATTGATCTTTGGATTGAATGCATTCTCACTGTTGCTTACTTAATCAATCAGATTCCTTCCAAACTTCTAAATAATCAGACTCCTTATCAACGAATGTTTAACAAGATTCCATCATATTCTCAATTGAGGACTTTTAGATTTTTGGCATATGCTTCTACTCAATTGAGGAAGCTCTCAATTATGATAATATTTCTGATAACCACAAAACCATGGTCATGAATATATCAGCCAATGTTGAACCAAAAAAACTACACTCAAGTTGTCCAAAACCATTCGATTCAGATCGATCACAGATCATAGTTCCATCTTACCGATCTATTCGCTAAACCTTTTCCATGCACGAAGTTACAACCTTTTATGTCCAAGATGGCGTTACAGAACATTTATGCTCCACTGCCATCTTGAGGGGGAATATCAGGGGTAGTATAGTAAATTAGCAAGTTAAATAGTTAACAGTTTGTTAGAGGCTTAGTTAACAGTTTGTTAGTGGTTGTATATAGAGTTTTTAGTTCATTTGTAATTACAGTTAGATGATTACAATTTCTTTTCAATCTCTCGTCTGTTTTCTTTAGTAATAGTAACAAACACCTCATAATTTACAATCACTACAAATGTGACACAAGTATTACACTACCATTATGTAAAATCAAGACTCAAAACATTTTTTCATGACATCATTACAGCGATAACAACACTGTTTTCACTATTGTGGGTTTGGAGGGCGGCTATTAGCAGCAGAGACTCGCGAACCCCACTC
The genomic region above belongs to Lactuca sativa cultivar Salinas chromosome 4, Lsat_Salinas_v11, whole genome shotgun sequence and contains:
- the LOC111884755 gene encoding pyruvate decarboxylase 1 isoform X2 — encoded protein: MEADYEVGAKTEPITSKPLPSETLGAHLARRLVQIGVKDVFSVPGDFNLTLLDHLIAEPGLNLVGCCNELNAGYAADGYARAKGVGACVVTFTVGGLSVLNAIAGAYSENLPVICIVGGPNSNDYGTNRILHHTIGLPDFTQEMQCFQTVTCAQAVVNNLEDAHEQIDTAISTALKESKPVYISISCNLPGIPHPTFAREPVPYFLPPISSNPLGLQAAVEETAKFLNKAVKPVIIAGSKLRVSKAQKAFMEFAEASGYPISIMPSAKGLVPEHHPNFIGTYWGAVSTNFVGEIVESADAYIFVGPIFNDYSSVGYSLLIKKEKSIIVQPNRVTIGHGPSLGWVFMADFLSALAKKVKKNNTALENYQRIFVPNGVPLKYEKDEPLREMLSGETAVIAETGDSWFNCQKLRLPENCGYEFQMQYGSIGWSVGATLGYAQAAKHKRVIACIGDGSFQVTAQDISTMIRCGQNTIIFLINNGGYTIEVEIHDGPYNVIKNWDYTGLVNAIHNGEGKCWTSKVRTEEELVEAIATSIGAHKDSLCFIEIFVHKDDTSKELLEWGSRVSAANSRPPNPQ
- the LOC111884755 gene encoding pyruvate decarboxylase 1 isoform X1; amino-acid sequence: MEADYEVGAKTEPITSKPLPSETLGAHLARRLVQIGVKDVFSVPGDFNLTLLDHLIAEPGLNLVGCCNELNAGYAADGYARAKGVGACVVTFTVGGLSVLNAIAGAYSENLPVICIVGGPNSNDYGTNRILHHTIGLPDFTQEMQCFQTVTCAQAVVNNLEDAHEQIDTAISTALKESKPVYISISCNLPGIPHPTFAREPVPYFLPPISSNPLGLQAAVEETAKFLNKAVKPVIIAGSKLRVSKAQKAFMEFAEASGYPISIMPSAKGLVPEHHPNFIGTYWGAVSTNFVGEIVESADAYIFVGPIFNDYSSVGYSLLIKKEKSIIVQPNRVTIGHGPSLGWVFMADFLSALAKKVKKNNTALENYQRIFVPNGVPLKYEKDEPLRVNILFKHIQEMLSGETAVIAETGDSWFNCQKLRLPENCGYEFQMQYGSIGWSVGATLGYAQAAKHKRVIACIGDGSFQVTAQDISTMIRCGQNTIIFLINNGGYTIEVEIHDGPYNVIKNWDYTGLVNAIHNGEGKCWTSKVRTEEELVEAIATSIGAHKDSLCFIEIFVHKDDTSKELLEWGSRVSAANSRPPNPQ